A segment of the Trifolium pratense cultivar HEN17-A07 linkage group LG7, ARS_RC_1.1, whole genome shotgun sequence genome:
tacagCTTCCAAAACAGGATAGCTAATTTTTGATTACAATGACAACTTAATATTCATTTTATGTTCTCGAGAGATcaatattcaaatttcaattgaTGGAACTCAAACACTTCCAACAATATCTGcatccattattattttttctctcaggATTATCAgcattttctattttctcatTATCATGATCATCTTCAATAAACCTCTTCCAAAACCAATGTTGCTTCCATACTCTCTCAGTCATCTCTTCAATTGGTATGTTCTTTGTCTCGGGcaccaagaaaaacacaaagatTGACATCATCAAAACCCAACCAGAGAAGAACAAAAAGATGCCAAACTTGAAATGACATAACATGGATAGAAAAGCTTGTGCAATGACAAAGGTGAAGAGCAAATTGACACAAACGGTGACACTTTGTCCGGCCGACCGAGTCTCCAATGGAAATGTCTCACTTGGAATAAGCCATCCAAGAGGACCTATAGACCAAGCAAAAGCAGACACGTAAGTGCAAACCATGATAACTACGAAAATTGCGTAACCTTTTGAAAGATTATCTGAATGATCCGTGACCTTGAACCCCAAAATGATAGCTATTACAACTTGAGACAAGAACATTTGTACACCGGCTTCCAATAACAACACACGACGACCAACTTTGTCCACCGAGTAGATAGATACAATTGTGGAGAGGACATTCACAGCTCCTGTTATCACAGCGGAATAGAGCGAAGCATCGTTCTTGAATCCCAATGTGTTGAATAACACTGGCGCATAAAACATGATCGCATTGATGCCTGTGAATTGTTGGAATATCTATTTTTTAACACAACAAAAATGAATCAACAATTAgacaaacaatttatttttcgaTGTGGTAGAAATATTGAAAtcattcattacttttaaaatagtcattattaataaatattagaATATGCTAGTACTTGCAATGCGACCGAAATCACAAGTTGGGGACGGTTTTTGCGTTTGAGAAGGTTTCTAAAAGGGCGCTTAACCTCTTTAGCTATACGACTTGCCTCAACAAGCTCCAAGAACTCTGGTTCAACATTTTCAGTGCCACGAATCTTTTTGAGTACGGCTTTTCCTTCATCCATTCGACCACGTTCTATGAGACTATTAGGAGTGTCCACAACTAAGATGGCACCAAGTGTTAGTAGAAGTGCTGGGATGCCAGCCAACCCTAGAGATAGCCTCCAACCCCATCCACCTTTGATTCTGCATTTGGTCACAGCATCAAAAAATTGTTACTCAACAAGTGTCTGAACTCTCAACTATACATTAAAAACTCATTTATTTCTTCTCAAAATAATTTCTTCACCAAATAATTgtcaatacatttttttaacattttaaataaaacaattattagTTTCAAGGGCCGTAGTCACTGATTAAAAGTTGCATAGGACAAATCCATGTTTCTATGAAGTTAGTGTTTACTTTAAAATCCAAGCTGACTTGTCGTGTTGTTAGCGGAGAAACACACTTCAAATAAACAAGCATGTGTTAGACTTTTAAACCATTTGACCAAAATTTTGTTGTACATACATACTATCATATCCATTAATTCAATTTGCTAACTACTACTGTTGGGATTACCACTCTTCTGATTATGACTTGTGATTTATTATTCATCAATCAtcttaattgttttaatttcatattaacaAACAAAACTTACTTGTTGGTTCCATAATTGACAAGGTTAGCAAACAAAATGCCAATAGTGACATTAAGTTGGAAAAGTATATTCAAAGCTCCACGTATTCTTGAAGGAGCGATTTCGGAAAGAAACACCGGCACAGCCTATaatcaaattaaacaaaaaacatttagtcacatattgaacaaatttaaaattaactaACACTTGTGGAATTCTTCGTTACAcattttatatttgtgtccaacATATTTTAACACCTAGGCCTAGCTACCTGATTAGCAAAGCCAACACCACAACCAAGTAAGATTCTTCCAACAATGAGCATGGCAAGATTTTGAGCAGCAGCATTAAAGATAACTCCAGCAATGAAGAAAAAGCCAGCAATCAACATCGTGAGTCTTCTCCCCAAAACTCGAGTGGTATAGGATGCAAAGAAAGTGGCAGTTAAACCGGCTAGATATAAGGAAGACGTAAATAACTGCAATCCTTGATTGTCATATTTGCAGTAATTACTGTCTAATCCTTTCTCTAACACCGTCTTTCTATATACTGCTGGGAAGAACTTCTTCAAGAATGGTGGCATAGCTGTCACACCACCTGTCACCACaatacacttttttttactCTATAGAAtcattgtattttaattttgagcCAAAAATGGAAATGAGGTCATCaattatatgattaaaaaagatGTAGTtcattatattaattttataaaaatatatgaaattttttataaaaatattctatttaaaaaagcaacataataatataattgttaggataaaattaatatttcattgatatgttaaaacaatatatacaaaatattattgtttgctaagataatttactttttaataatttttttaaatgagttGAATTTCGAAACTCATGAGAAGCTGATAGGCCTCTCCACTTAATTAGTGCCTCTCCACTTAATTAGTAtaccaaaacaaaattgattttggtttagtGAGGGAGAATGCCATTTGAACTTGATAGAATATGCGGTTGAAATTTCGAAAGTACCGTTacgggttttttttttttaaaaaagaaagcaTCATAGAAAGTACCGTTACGGGTTatagactacgaattttgggactttttcaaagttcggggaaaaaaaataaaatgtcactgaattctcgcctaaattgatccaaagacatattataaatgttggatagaagattctttaaacaaaagagatcgaaaaacaacttattcatttcgattgttttttttttacagttttcgtaggtcatatactatgaattttgggacttttaaaaaactcggggaaaaaaataaaatgtcattgaattctctcacaaatgaatccaatggcataatatatgtgttggatagaagattctttaaaaaaagggatcgaaaaacaacttattcatttcgatattttctttacagttttcgtgggttatagactatgaattttgatattttttgaaaactcggtaaaaaaaataaaacgtcattgaattatcgcctaaacgcatccaaagacacactatatgtgttggatagaatattcttcaaataaaaaggacctaaaaacaacttattcatttcgatagattttttttatagttttcgtGGGTTACGAATTTTGGGACATTTTCAAAATTCGgggaaaaatataaaatgtcactgaattctcgcctaaattgatccaaagacatattatatatgtttgatagaagattctttaaacaacagagatcgaaaaacaacttattcatttcgatggttttttttttacagttttcgtaggttatatactatgaattttgggactttatcaaaattctagaaaaaaaataaaatgtcattgaattctctcacaaattgatccaatggcataatatatgtgttgaatagaagattatttaaaaaatgggatcgaaaaacaacttattcatttcgatattttttttacagttttcgtgggttatagactatgaattttgatgttttttgaaaactcggtaaaaaaaaacgtcattgaattatcgcctaaacgcatccaaagacaaactatatgtgttggatagaagattcttcaaataaaaaggacctaaaaacaacttattcatttcgatagattttttttcatagttttcgtgggttagactacgaattttggagttttttcaaaactcggtaaaaaaaataaaacgtcaTTGAATTATCGTCTAAACGCATCTAAAGGcacactatatgtgttggatagaagattcttcaaataaaaaggacctaaaaacaacttattcatttcaatagattttttttatagttttcgtgggttatagactatgaattttgggactttttcaaagttcggggaaaaaaaataaaatgtcactgaattctcgcctaaattgatccaaagaaatattatatatgttggatagaagattctttaaacaaaagagatcgaaaaacaactCATTCATttcgattatttttttttacagttttcgtaggtcatatactatgaattttgggacttttcaaaaactcggggaaaaaaagaaaatgtcattgaattctctcacaaatggatccaatggcataatatatgtgttggatagaagattctttaaaaaaagggatcgaaaaacaacttattcattttgatattttttttacagttttcgtgggttatagactatgaattttgatgttttttgaaaactcggtaaaaaaaaaatgtcaatgaattatcgcctaaacgcatccaaagacacactatatgtgttggatagaagattcttcatataaaaaggacctaaaaacaacttattcatttcgatagattttttttcatagttttCGTGGGTAAGACTAcgaattttggagttttttcaaaactcggtaaaaaaaataaaacgtcattgaattatcgcctaaacgcatccaaagacacactatatgtgttggatagaagattcttcaaataaaaaggacctaaaaacaacttattcatttcgatagattttttttatagttttcgtGAGTTatagactacgaattttgggactttttcaaagttcggggaaaaaaaataaaatgtcactgaattctcgcctaaattgatacaaatacatattatatatgttggatagaagattctttaaacaaaagagatcaaaaaacaacatattcatttcgattgttttttttacaattttcgtAGGTCATATACTATaaattttgggacttttaaaaaactcggggaaaaaaagaaaatgtcattgaattctctcacaaatggatccaatggcataatatatgtgttggatagaagattctttaaaaaaagggatcgaaaaacaacttattcatttcgatattttttttacagttttcgtgggttatagactatgaattttgatattttttgaaaacttggtaaaaaaaataaaacgtcattgaattatcgcctaaacgcatccaaagacacactatatgtgttggatagaataTTCTTCAAATGAAAAggacctaaaaacaacttattcatttcgatagattttttttatagttttcgtgggttatagactacgaattttgggactttttcaaagttcggggaaaaaaaataaaatgtcactgaattctcgcctaaattgatccaaagacatattataaatgttggatagaagattctttaaacaaaagagatcgaaaaacaacttattcatttcgattgttttttttttacagttttcgtagGTCATGTActatgaattttgggacttttaaaaaactcggggaaaaaaataaaatgtcattgaattctctcacaaatggatccaatggcataatatatgtgttggatagaagattctttaaaaaaaaagggatcgaaaaacaactaattcatttcgatattttttttacagttttcgtgggttatagactatgaattttgatgttttttgaaaactcggtaaaaaaaaaaacgtcattgaattattgcctaaacgcatccaaagacacactatatgtgttggatagaagattcttcatataaaaaggacctaaaaacaacttattcatttcgatagattttttttcatagttttCGTGGGTAAGACTAcgaattttggagttttttcaaaactcggtaaaaaaaataaaacgtcattgaattatcgcctaaacgcatccaaagacacactatatgtgttggatagaagattcttcaaataaaaaggacctaaaaacaacttattcatttcgatagattttttttatagttttcgtGAGTTatagactacgaattttgggactttttcaaagttcggggaaaaaaaataaaatgtcactgaattctcgcctaaattgatacaaagacatattatatatgttggatagaagattctttaaacaaaagagatcaaaaaacaacatattcatttcgattgttttttttacaattttcgtAGGTCATATACTATaaattttgggacttttaaaaaactcggggaaaaaaagaaaatgtcattgaattctctcacaaatggatccaatggcataatatatgtgttggatagaagattctttaaaaaaagggatcgaaaaacaacttattcatttcgatattttttttacagttttcgtgggttatagactatgaattttgatattttttgaaaacttggtaaaaaaaataaaacgtcattgaattatcgcctaaacgcatctaaagacacactatatgtgttggatagaataTTCTTCAAATGAAAAggacctaaaaacaacttattcatttcgatagattttttttatagttttcgtgggttatagactacgaattttgggactttttcaaagttcggggaaaaaaaataaaatgtcactgaattctcgcctaaattgatccaaagacatattataaatgttggatagaagattctttaaacaaaagagatcaaaaaacaacatattcatttcgattgttttttttacaattttcgtAGGTCATATACTATaaattttgggacttttaaaaaactcggggaaaaaaagaaaatgtcattgaattctctcacaaatggatccaatggcataatatatgtgttggatagaagattctttaaaaaaagggatcgaaaaacaacttattcatttcgatattttttttacagttttcgtgggttatagactatgaattttgatattttttgaaaacttggtaaaaaaaataaaacgtcattgaattatcgcctaaacgcatctaaagacacactatatgtgttggatagaataTTCTTCAAATGAAAAggacctaaaaacaacttattcatttcgatagattttttttatagttttcgtgggttatagactacgaattttgggactttttcaaagttcggggaaaaaaaataaaatgtcactgaattctcgcctaaattgatccaaagacatattataaatgttggatagaagattctttaaacaaaagagatcgaaaaacaacttattcatttcgattgtttttttttacagttttcgtaggtcatatactatgaattttgggacttttaaaaaactcggggaaaaaaataaaatgtcattgaattctctcacaaatgaatccaatggcataatatatgtgttggatagaagattctttaaaaaaagggatcgaaaaacaacttattcatttcgatattttctttacagttttcgtgggttatagactatgaattttgatgttttttgaaaactcggtaaaaaaataaacgtcattgaattatcgcctaaacgcatccaaagacacactatatgtgttggatagaagattcttcaaataaaaaggacctaaaaacaacttattcatttcgatagattttttttcatagttttCGTGGGTAAGACTAcgaattttggagttttttcaaaactcggtaaaaaaaataaaacgtcattgaattatcgcctaaacgcatccaaagacacactatatgtgttggatagaagattcttcaaataaaaaggacctaaaaacaacttattcatttcgatagattttttttatagttttcgtgggttatagACTATGAATTTTTGGAGTTTTTCAAAGTTcggggaaaaaaaataaaatgtaactgAATTTTCGCCTAAATTGATCCAAagacatattatatatgttggataGAAAATTCTTTAATCAAAAaagatcgaaaaacaacttattcatttcgattgtttttttttacagttttcgtaggtcatatactatgaattttgggacttttaaaaaactcggggaaaaaaagaaaatgtcattgaattctctcacaaatggatccaatggcataatatatgtgttggatagaagattctttaaaaaaagggaTCAAAAAACAACTAAttcatttcgatattttttttacagttttcgtgggttatagactatgaattttgatgttttttgaaaactcggtaaaaaaaaaaaaaaaacgtcattgaattattgcctaaacgcatccaaagacacactatatgtgttggatagaagattcttcaaataaaaaggacctaaaaacaacttattcatttcgatagattttttttcatagttttCGTGGGTAAGACTACGAATTTTGGAGTATTTTCAAAactcggtaaaaaaaataaaacgtcattgaattatcgcctaaaagcatccaaagacacactatatgtgttggatagaagattcttcaaataaaaaggagctaaaaacaacttattcatttcgatagattttttttcatagttttCGTGGGTAAGACTACGAATTTTGGAGTATTTTCAAAactcggtaaaaaaaataaaaccctaaaccctaaaccccaaaccctaaaccccaaaccctaaaccctaaaccccaaaccccaaaccctaaaccctaaacccacCCACAAGAACCACCAAGCAAAACAGACACAACCCTAGGCTTTATCTCCCTCATTgaagcatttcatcaaacaactTATCTTGCTTATGGAGTTGATTGCAAAATTTGAAACCGTGAACATCAATGTTCCATTAAGATCTAATCTAAAATGTATCCATCACAATATTTGTGCTCATGAAAGCCGCAATGATGGAAGCAGAAACCATGGATTCATCATCGATGAAGAGGCCAGGTAGACGTTACAGAACAGGACCTCTCAAACCCCATTCTCGGCGTCGTTTGAATCTCTACAATCGCTTCGCTGAAACTAGCATTTTCCCTTTTACAAAGTGTAATTACTAGGAAATCCTAAGCAATTAATCTAAAATTCAAATCGTAATATTGAACTAGTTTCcagacccgtgccaagcacggatAAAAATGCGTTAGTAGATTTATTGacttttaaataatatattttccatTAAACTAAAGTTAAAATGACACtcta
Coding sequences within it:
- the LOC123896719 gene encoding sugar transport protein 13-like, which encodes MSLIESNPNISNSKKKCIVVTGGVTAMPPFLKKFFPAVYRKTVLEKGLDSNYCKYDNQGLQLFTSSLYLAGLTATFFASYTTRVLGRRLTMLIAGFFFIAGVIFNAAAQNLAMLIVGRILLGCGVGFANQAVPVFLSEIAPSRIRGALNILFQLNVTIGILFANLVNYGTNKIKGGWGWRLSLGLAGIPALLLTLGAILVVDTPNSLIERGRMDEGKAVLKKIRGTENVEPEFLELVEASRIAKEVKRPFRNLLKRKNRPQLVISVALQIFQQFTGINAIMFYAPVLFNTLGFKNDASLYSAVITGAVNVLSTIVSIYSVDKVGRRVLLLEAGVQMFLSQVVIAIILGFKVTDHSDNLSKGYAIFVVIMVCTYVSAFAWSIGPLGWLIPSETFPLETRSAGQSVTVCVNLLFTFVIAQAFLSMLCHFKFGIFLFFSGWVLMMSIFVFFLVPETKNIPIEEMTERVWKQHWFWKRFIEDDHDNEKIENADNPERKNNNGCRYCWKCLSSIN